The proteins below come from a single Mytilus edulis chromosome 5, xbMytEdul2.2, whole genome shotgun sequence genomic window:
- the LOC139522411 gene encoding collagen alpha-2(VIII) chain-like yields the protein MIMRSVLTCILVVSMCRTSTGCIRAAFTATLPLNAQPVPTGSIVKYGTKLINGDLASDYDPVTSIYTVPRTGIYKVTVTMMSGLVTGHTTLRKNGEIIVWLFTYKEYDMATQSINLQLQREDKLWVQMNSGSSLFSVYNTFSAVLITLT from the exons ATGATTATGAGATCTGTTTTAACATGTATCTTGGTTGTTTCAATGTGTCGTACGAGTACAG GCTGTATACGTG CTGCATTTACAGCGACATTACCTTTAAATGCACAACCAGTGCCGACAGGAAGTATTGTCAAATACGGCACTAAGCTTATTAATGGTGACCTAGCCTCTGACTATGATCCCGTTACGAGTATATATACTGTTCCGCGCACTGGTATTTATAAAGTGACTGTAACGATGATGTCAGGCCTTGTAACCGGTCATACTACTCTAAGGAAGAATGGAGAGATTATAGTGTGGCTATTCACTTACAAAGAATATGATATGGCAACCCAATCTATCAATTTACAACTGCAACGTGAAGACAAGCTATGGGTACAAATGAACAGTGGGTCAAGTCTTTTTAGTGTTTATAATACTTTCAGCGCAGTTTTGATAACACTTACATAA